In Erigeron canadensis isolate Cc75 chromosome 1, C_canadensis_v1, whole genome shotgun sequence, a single window of DNA contains:
- the LOC122586034 gene encoding uncharacterized protein LOC122586034, producing MEEDGHEVDSPQVDSDTSDSQQDENIDYSPSHGTFDTRTQSRTLGETKKRRLNKGKFIFEVDEYDKRIVGDDSQRFITKGKFNLRSQLSVDGTCNTLTASKPT from the exons ATGGAGGAAGATGGTCATGAAGTCGATTCCCCACAAGTTGATAGTGACACAAGTGATTCTCAACAGGACGAGAACATTGATTATTCACCTTCTCATG GTACATTCGATACCCGAACTCAATCTAGAACCTTGGGTGAAACTAAAAAAAGGCGATTGAACAAGGGAAAGTTCATTTTTGAAGTTGATGAATATGACAAGCGTATAGTTGGTGATGACAGCCAAAGATTCATCACTAAGG GAAAATTCAACTTACGATCCCAATTGTCCGTTGATGGTACATGCAATACACTCACAGCTAGCAAACCAACATAG